tgaaaaaaggCAGTATTAAAGTGCATAAGGTCAGATGTGTTCCTAGTTCCTGTCACATTTAGGAGATGTGATGAGGCCCCTTACTCCCCAGTTATTAAGGCTCTATTagacaggctgcagtgcagaaaatcacaagtgattttttaaaattttattttacaggcccggtgcggtggctcatgcctgtaatcccagcactttgggaggctgaggcaggtgtatcatgaggtcaggagttcgagaccagcctggccaacatgatgaaaccccatctctactaaaaatacaaaagattagctgggcgtggtggcaggcacctgtaatcccaactactcaggacgccgaggcaggagaattgcttgaacccaggaggtggaggatgcagtgagccaagaccacgccactgcactccagcctgggcaacagagtgagactctgtctccaaaaaaatttttgtattttgcaggTAGGGTCTCACTTTTGcttaggctagagtacagtggcatgatcatagctcactgcagcgctGAATTCCTGAgctccctcccatctcagccttccaagtagctgggactataggcatgtaccaccacgcctggctaattctgtcatttttttgtagagacgggtcttgctatgctgcccaggctggtctcgaactcctggcctcaagcaatcctgctgtcttgggctcccaaagtgctgggattataggtgtgagccaccatgcccagcccaaaagtGATTTTTGCTGAGTTTCTccccttttaattttaaatgtagtgTCCTTTCCCCAACAAACTATCAGGAGGTATCCATGGGATTTTGTATTACCAAGGCATTAGAGATGTATACATTCATCTGATCTGAGCCTGCAACAGCCCTGTGATGAGACAAGAGAACTTGGAACAAGCATTGGAATGAGGCTAGCACTGCCTTATCTCCCTGTGTGATCTCAAGGATAGTATAGCCTCATCTGtcccattcattcagcaaacatttattgaatgtcttgTAGGCGTGATGAGTACTCTAGGGATTAAAAATAAGTACACCTTTTTTCCAGTAGTGAAAATTCATGGAACTGCACACAAAATATCTGTACCTTTCTGTAACATTATACTTCAACTAAGTTaatgaaattttatctttaatgGAATTTTTAAGATGAATACACCATCCACCTCTTCAAGAAAGTTACATTCTAATAAATTCTATATACACAAAACTACATATAagtatactattttaaaaagctataaataGGCAAGCTCAGAAtaccccaacctccaccctctgctTTTAGGAAGGAGGCAAAGAAATGATAGGGCTCAGCAAAACCCATGGGCCCTGGGCTGGTCCCATATAATTTTTTAACCATATGATAAAGCCCCTCAAGAAATCACTGGGAGATTTGAGCAACGTTTAAGTTTAAATAATTAGGCAACACCAAACCATAATCACAACAGCAGGGACGGTGGCTGCTGCTCCAAATCTGCCTAACAAAAGCAGCACAATCTTTAATACCTGTGCAGCTTTGTAAATGGAGACAGGATACTCTTTTTTGAAAGCTGAGATTCCCTGTCTAGTCTGGGGGAAGAAAAAATGGGTCTGGTAACCCTCGTAGCCCTTGTCCCTAAGAGAATGCTTGACATGTAGCAGGCTGTCAAACTTGTTCAATAGTTGAAAGGCAGATACGGAATACTTGTTTTCTAGGTAGGTAGTCAGTTTTGCCCAGAAACAGGAAAGCAAATGCCTAGTTTCCCTTCTAGCCCAAAGATGTCACTGCCTCTTTGTTCAAAGTTGGACATACAATTGCCACTATTGGCGACCATGTATtaagtgcctattatgtgccaggcagtattttaaaattctgtcattatAGTTCCAGGGGACAGGTGCTGCACCTTTACAAATAAAGAggttatttgtaaataaaatgcaGGCCAATGGCACAAAGTAGTGAAGGTGGGATTCACTCAGGTCTGTCACTTCCAAGCCCATGTTTTCTACTTTGCAACCCTATTTGAAAGGAAAACTGCAACGAGATTATGGCCCACGAGACAACTTATGTGTGAGACAAAAAGTTTCACACCTCCCCCCGCCCCAAACACACACGGTATGACACAGTGATCCAATCTCAGGCAAAAGGGTACCACTGCCAGCAAatgcatttaacattttattgagatTTTCAACAGCTGCCTTTTGGTTTGTATAGCAAATTTTTTACAAAgtaacttttttccatttttgatatttttatgaaaattattttcttcagtttaaAAGCCCTGTCCCTCCCCCAAAGAAGGATTAATAACTACCAAGTAATGATTatttaggagaaaaacaaaagcaaaaacagcttTTAAACACTTGTGAAACAGGGTAAGCGTCCAAAGTCAAGACCTTCTGGGCCCAGTGGAGGTGCTGGGCTGCTCCGGGACACCATCACCACTTCACCATCCACAACATCCTCAAGAGCTGAGCAGCCCGGCACAGACCCTGGGGGGCTTCCTGTTCCACAAGCTCCACTCCCTTTTTCCTCTCCATCTTTGCTGTTGGGCCTCCCCTCCAAATCTGCCTAACAAAGGCAGCACCATCTTTAATACCTGTGCAGCTTTGTAAATGGAGACAGTCTGGGGGAGGAAAAATTATCCAATGTAGCATGGATGGTTTCACTTTCTTGTCCACTCAGACACATGCTCATACTTATTAAATGGATTTATCAGATGCTTCAAAACTCCTGATGTGTAGTAGCACAAAAGTTCCTTGTAAAAAAAGAAgttgcaaaattataaaaatttctgCAGCAGTTCTGGCTCTGGATGACAAAGCTTGTTCTGATTAGTAGCTTTTTTGACATGCACAGCAGCTTTCCCTATAAGTCCTATGTTCAGAGGGTTCCGTTTAGACAACAGGAAGTTGGAATCCAAGTTTAAAAGGCTCTCTGCtgacaaaatgtggtacatccatcaatggaattctactcagcaataaaaggaacaaactaccaAAACATGTTATATGTCATGGccgaacctcaaaaacattagcTAAGCAAAAAAGCCAGACCCAAGAGACcacatattctatgattccattgATTCGAactgtccagaaaaggcaaatttatagagaaagtagattagtggttgctgggGGTAAGAACAGGATTAACTGTAAAAGTGCATGAAGGATCTTAATGGGagggataaaaatgttctaaaactgagtAATAGTTATAGCTACACCACTGAGGAAAGTTactaaaatcactgaattgtacacttgaaatggtTGTTTTATGATTTGTAACATATGCCTCATTAAAGttgttttaagaaaagaattcCCTGCCTCCCAAACCATCCTTCAagcattaaacatttttgaagacTCATAATCAACAGGACAGAATAACTACTTAGAGATGATTTGCAGAGtgaaatattttactgttttataacAAGCATATTTTAGTATCTGTACACTAGTAAAATGTTAAGACTTTATCTCATTTTTGTCATATTagcctaaaatgtttatttttatttaaaaagtagccaatAGGAAGGTAGGATTGGGGAGAAAGCTCAGTAAATGTCACAAAGGAGATTCCTAGTAACAAAATCTGAGggagctttttcttttaaaataaagatggtGCATCTGTCCCTTTACAGATTTCTCTCCTGTCCCCTGGGACTGGGGAAGGTGAATCTCCTGCCTGACACTTTGTAGAAATTAGTGTATCCAGCTGTTCTATTCCCATGATTCCTCTAAAGACCAGACTGACTGGGAATAGCAGTAGGGGTTTGGCCAGTGAGGGCAGGTGGCCAAGTGGTGTGCAGGAAACTTGCATGTTTCCCTGGGTtggcttccttcttccctgtCCCTGTCACCAATAGCAGCTTCATTGTGAGAAGactaaaacaaaggaaaaaaaccccaaaaaactgtTTCCAAATTGTAACTAACCAAGTCTGTGTAGGAAATTCACAAGGCAgcagagcagaggctgcagaggtgCTCTGTCTACCGGGAGAACTAATGATCCCTGTGAGCAACGTAGGGTGCAATGAGTCACACGGGGAAATGTGGACAGAGGCAGAAGGACACCAAGGCCTCCACTACACACCAAATTAGAGTCAATCCTCCTGTTCTCCCCACCTACTTCCGAAACTAATGACGTCCACGTTATCCCAGAGGAGAGCGGCTAGGGACACTCAGTCCTTCCCAATATGTGGACATCTCCAAATCTTGGTCAAATCTGTCAGATTTCTAACAGTTCCAATACCTCAATATCACCTAAACTGAGAAAGATTATTAGCCCGTGATGGTGGGACCCTTACTGAAGAAGGCCTGCCCCCTCCTCACAGTAGGGTAGACTCCTGGGTTCCCGATGGTTCAGGAGCCTGGGCTGTCATTTGTCTACCTGGGGTTTGTAGCAGCCCTAATACAAGAAGATTCATTCATGCTGTTTACTTTGGCGGCCTCTTCACACAACTTTCCTCTCTAACACGTGTTATAATTGTCAGAGTATTCACCTCACCTCCTTACTTCCCAGCTTCTCCAAAATCAAAGCAATAGTAATaaacaatttggaaaatgttgCTTAGCATTTTAAGCCATAGTTAGCATTATAACCTTAATTAAAGAGACCCCAGGCTGGGGtggcccaccacacccagcctataatcccagcactttgggaggctgaggtgggagaatcactggagcacAACAATTCAAGAGTAGCTTGGGAAATAAAGCAAGATCCAGTCTCtgcgaaaaataaaaataataaaaataattagctggccgtggtggtgcgtacctgttgtcccagctactcaggaagctgagatgggaggattgtttgagcctaggaatttgatgctgcagtgagctatggtcataccactgccctccagcctgggtgacagagtgagactatgtctcaaaaaaaaagaaaaaaaaaaaaggggggaccCCAGCTGCTGTGACTTTGGAAACTAAAGGTGCTACAAAGGTCAAGCCTTTCCTTAGGATCATTTCTGGTTTCACCCTTATGTGATTCCCAAAACTCAACTATTATTGTCAGAAACTGGCCCAAAGACCCAGGGCTGCATTTGCCCAGGCCTAGGCTGCATCCTTGAATTTTCTGCTGCAGTTCAAAGCCTGGAGAAACTGAAAGTGCattcatttgggtttttttcccttgaaaagaaagaggtaaattattttcatcttggAATTTTAGAGTTGAATAAATAATCCCAATAATTACAGATCAATCACTAATAAACTAACATTGGGACCAGCCAGATTGGCAACTGTTAAAAATACATGTTCCATTTCTATACAAATTCTCAAACTTCTAGCTGccaatttaaaaaagtttaaacaaaGTAGTGGCTTAAATTCAACATCAAAATTACCCCTTATAAATGCAAGTCTCACCATTAAAGGGTAAAGGTGTCCAGTCTGGCTTGCTGGTTCTTCTCCTGTGAGAAAAGTCACTGACAGCTAGAGGCTCCCAGCCTTTCCCCAGTGAAGGTCCAACAAGacacacatgcattttctgctaAGAAGGTAGCAAACTCTAACTAGCCTGCGTTGTGAGTGACAATTgtgcccccacctcccaacataAATAGATGGCAAAAAGAGTTGGACTACAAGAGGAACTGCTGGAAGCAGAGTCctatgcatttaaaaaagaatccaTTTGCTAGCTGCTTCCTATACCTGGAGTCAGCATGTTCAGTGTCTGAAGAGGACTAGAAATGCCAGCCCTCAGTGTCCATGCTAAACTGGCAGGAAGTTTTCATAGTCCTGACCAAATATACCTTGGGAAACCAGGCTGAAGACTGACATCCAAAACAAGACCAGCACAGCAGAAGGAAAGACAAGCTCCTTTCTCTCTGCAATCCCAACACATTTCTAACAGCCTTCAGATTTCTGAGCTTGGACAGGCTCATGGAGGATGAAGGAGGAAAAGCAGTCCCAGAAGGGAAAGATTTCCTCTATGCACTTGCAATGCCCTTTCCTTTTTAGAGGGAACAACCCAGCTGAAAGCTGAAGCTTGAATAAAGAAGTTTCTTTATTCATAGTCCTCCCTGAAAAAGAGTTAACAGTTTCATTCTCTCCACATAGAGGCTTTGGGAATTAATGTGTCTGTCTGGTAATGCAAGGTCTCTAAGCTACTCTCCTATGACATGTGACCTAACAAGGAAGGCAATTTTTTCAAATGATATAATCCTACAGcttcaaataggaaaaaatgtgtgttttaaatcTGGCATTAGCTTGTCACTGTTCAAAAAGTAACGAGAGCTCATAAGGAGAATTTCTTCAGCTTTCCATACCCTAGTCCTTTCCTTCCAACCTCTGTCCCACATCCACATACTGAATTTATCCAACTTTAATTCAAGTTACATATCTTCTCCCTATTAGGCCTATCACACAAAACAGTAGCAATCAGAAAGAAGCCACTATTATCTTCAGGGCTCTCCAAGTCCTCATCCCTGGGAAAATGGCCTGGATGGCTCTCCTATACACCACACTGCCATCTACATCTCTATACACAAAGGCAGCTCCTGGCACCCAGTTTAGTTCCTTAGGGGTAGCAACAAAAGATCCCAGCAAGTTAAAGGcaggaaagacaaagaaacacaCCCTAAGAGGTCAATCTACGAAACTTGCAAAGCTGGGTATGTGGGAacagtaaaatgttttaatagcTGAAAAGATCCCAGAGGGTCAGGTACACAGTCACATGGGTCAAGCAGGACTCACTTTCCTAGGCTGGTTTTGAGTTCCTTTCCATAATTCTGTAACGTGGggagaaatatccaaactgtgAACTGAGCTTCTTACTAGTGTCCTGAAAACTATTTCCTTAAAAAAGTGCATAAACTTGTCTGAGGGATTTAAGacaccagaaagaccaagtgttgatgaggctggaaaaaaaaaaactgtccaaataaaattaagacacaaCAGATTCAAGGATGACTTCTGCAGGCTCATGCTAATTGCCAGCACAGCAGGCCTCCCCTATGCCTTTGGTAGCAAtatcttttcttaaaaaggaGGCCAGGGAATAGACTTCATGAAAGATGAGGTGGCAGATCAACCCTAGTGCTCTTCTGCTTATAAATGGTGAGTCTGATGGTGGTGGTGAACACAGGCTTATGAACAGGACAACAGTAACTAAATGACTCAAGTGACAACCACCATCACAGCCCTACCTTCTGATTTACAACTTTCAGCAATCATCAAAAGTTACTGTAAACTAAGTACTTTAAGTCTGTGTTTTCTTGAATGGGGTTAAGGACAAACAGGCAAGGGCTCGACAGGACATTTGTTATTCCAGGTCATTGAAGGAGACCCCAGGGGTGGGGGAGCTGAGCCTCAAATTCCAGTTTGCACCACCTGCTCTTTCTGCTTGTCCCTTTTCCCATCCAACTCAATAGATTCCACAAAAAGCTCTCCAGGTGCTCACTGTCCCTGATAAATATACAGCAGGGTGAGAGGGGCATTTCCTAAATATCCAGTTTTTCTTGGTCagcttattttgtttaaatacacACCACAGAACACTTCTGATGAAGGGGGGAAAATGCAATTTCCTTAACTCGAAagagctatttaaaaaaacaaaacaggaaactgTTCCAAACAAAAGTCagcagaacagaatagaaatacTCAGAGGCTTAGAATAAGACTGAGCATATTAGTTACTCAGAGTCACAGTATCGTGAGACCACCACTCCCCTTCCCGCTGTGCACCCGTCGCCCGCCCCATCCCCCTCTTCAGCTCCACCATTTTGTGCATTACTATCCCCAGATGTGGGGACAGACAAGTCCTCCCCAAAGCTTTCTCGGCTCAGTACTTCTCTCCTGGAATAAACTCCTTGGCATCTGGGTTCAGGTTACTTTTGCTCTGAAATAAGAACCAAGAGACAGTAAATCCTAAGGCaagctgcattttaaaacttACCCAGTCCATCATTATCAGTACCTTCCCCTTAGCtttagggagaaaaagaaagaaaattccttGTAACTCAGGCTGTTATTGCTAGGTTTTCTCGACTGCACCTGACATAGCCCTGAGCAAGCtcatcttctccttccttctttagaCTCTTGTTTCCTTCCTGATGCTTTCCAAAATCTCATCAGAGGCCTGTAAGTTCAACTCCAAGAAGAATTTCTCAATTCATTGAGTACCTTAACTTGGTGAAAACCAGGGTACTCCATCAGACCAGGTTGGATACCACaatctctatttttcttcatctttctgtaCTCTCTTTGGTTCTTTACTCTCTTGTGAATATCCAAAACCTTAGCAAACCACAGGGCAAGATTGTTCAGAATATGAGTTGTGTGAAAACTATTTTGctcacagattcttttttttttttttttttttgagacagtcttgctctgtcgcccaggctggagtgcagtgatgcaatcttggctcactgcaaactccgcctctctctgcctcccaggttcgagcaattctcctgcctcagccttccaagctgggactacaggtgcgtgccaccatgcctggctaatttttgtatttttttagtagagatggggttttgccatgttggccaggctggtctcgaactccagacctcaggtgatccacctgcctcagcctcccaaagtgctgggattacaggcgtgagccaccgtgcccggcctgctcaCAGACTTCTGACGTTACATAAATATGAAAGGCAGGAAATTCATTTATCTGGTTTTCTAATTCTAAGTGGAGAAAATGACCTCTCAGGAGTATATTTCTTCCAAAATgaacagctaatttttataacagAATCATTTAGAAGTATATTAAATACAGATTTGAGGGATAGTAAAAGAGAAGAATAGCAGCAAATGATAATTTGAGAAAAAACTTCTTCAGTGTTCAAATTGTTATCCTTAATCCCAATTCTACTTTGAAGAGCCCATTAGAAAGTAAAGGCTGGTAGGGTCCAATCTTGGCTAGTAAAAAGCTGGTGATGCTGGCAACAGTAATGTTTTATAAGTGCTTTATGAGGAGCAATGTATCTTTAATGCACCCCTTATTAATAATGCCCATAAAACGAGCAAAGAAACAACAGCTCATAGGGCTCCAGACTTGTTGAGGGTTGTAGGGCCGGAAAGAAAGTCTGTCATTCCAAATCCTATATTCTTTTCACTACATAACCTGGGGAACTACATGTGGCTCTTACCAAAATATCTTCAGAATCATGACCTTCGCTGACTGACAGTCCATTTAATTGCTGTTGCAACTGTCCCATGGCCTGAGGCAGGTCTCGTGATGGAATAAACCAGTCTTGGTCTTCTTCATCCAGCATCTCTTGGAAGCAGCGGTCCAAGAAGTCTTGCTCCTGCAGTTCCTCCTCCACCTAGCAAGCAAAGGGGAGCAGCTCAGACTTACTGTCACAGCAAGACTTACCCCTTCCAGTTTTTCCTCCACCTCTTTCCTTCAGAAGTTATTACTCTGCAATTAAGAATGATcttgagctgggtgtggtggctcacaactgtaatcccagcaatttgggaggctgaagcaggaggattgcttgaggccaggagtttgagaccagcctgagcaacatagcatgaccctgtctctccaaaagaattttaaaattagccaggcatagtggtgtgtgcctgtagtctcagctacttgggagactgaggctggaggatcacttgaatccaggaggtcaaggcttcattgagccaagactgcgccactgcacttcagcctgggcaacagaatgagaccccaagtctttaaaaaaaaaaaaaaaaaagattttatgatCTTACATGAGGTCCAAGGGATCTAAGGATTCAATGCGCCTAATGACTAGCTAGagataacataatttttattttttctcaaccAAATTCTATCAATAATAAGACTAAGAAAATAGTTATTCACAGTAACAGAAATTCAAGGTCTCCGCAGATGTTCTACGATGTCTAATAGGTGATACAGGTATCATGGAAAATCATTTTAGAGCCTAAAATTCTTTTCTCAGTCGTGTTACAAAGTAACCCTTCttaaatttcccattttataagaaatatgaaaaagatacagCAAGTATATAACTAGTTCATGACCTGGCTAGTGGAGATAAAATCAAAGCCAATGCTCTCAGCTTCTGGCCATTTTTTGGGTAAGGAAACCCTCAAGGGAGAAAAATACTTTCAGAACATTAGGAAGACATGAAGAACACTTTTTGGCATACCACTAGAAAATTACATAATCAATGTAGTATTCTTTCAAAAgatgaaatatatgaatattcaaACAATTCTGCATTTCTTAAACATTGCCCTAAACTAAAGCAATATATATCTAGGATATTTTACACTTCTTTGCAGACATTGTTAACTCTTAGTATAGAGTGTGGTTCACGCTGCAGATTTCAGTGTCTTTGATAGGCCTCTTGCTTCATGTTTGGCATCCCTTTCTTGCAGGCTGCCTGGTGACAGATTCACAGCTCACTAGCACCACCACCAGAAATGAGGTCAAGcaaaaaataatttcccaaatTGGAATATACAGTTACCTAATGAATTCAGAGGAAAAGTTACTGGTAATGAGACTGAAGAATAGTATTTGAACACTACAATTAGCcacacatgaaaactagacagttATGAAGTGCTTAATAAAATATTCTCACGCCACAAGATGTAACATGACCACTTAAGAGCTGCCCTGACTCTACAAGAGCATAACAGCATGCTAGCTCTTATTAAATTTACCACTGTTCACTGGCACAACCATTGAAAATGGTTGCTGGGCACAGAGGTGTAACAGAAACATGCTACGTGCAATTCACACAGATCCCGATAGAGCCACGTTACTTGGAAACTGCTGTCTGTCCCCTTTAAACTTATTTCCTTCTTCCCAGAGTACCAGGCTGTTCAGTTAAAATCACATTTGTCACCTCACATGCTGTATATGGCCAAGTGACTATTCCTCACAAAATGTTCCCACAAGGGACATGGATACTTTGGCATCCCTTGGTTAAAAGGAGACCCCTTGCTGTGGCCTTTGGCACTCTCCCTTTCCCAGCTGCTGGACTTCCCAGTTTTCCCTCAGCCACGCAGCTGATATATGCCCTGGGGGTGGCAGAGCAATACCGTGGAAGGGACCAAGTGGGCACCAGATCATTTGTCTATCCAGAATGCTTACCTTGGGCTGTTAATCTCACAGAGATATAAAAGAATGCATTACTGCTGAATCTTTGCTGAAGTAGTCCAGCCAACCCCCACCTCATGTACTTCTCTATTTCAGACTCACATCCTGCCAATCCCGAGTTCCCATTCGAGGCATGCCATGCTGACCTGTCTGCATATAGCTGCTGTTTCCCACAAATCTACACCCAATAACACAGGGCATTAGACCAAAACAActttctttcataaaataaatttcctcACCTTTTCCCGTAACACAAATTTTCCATGAAAACATTGCAAAAGGAGAGCAGAAACTAGATTTTTAGGAACTGGACTTAACCATGTAtgattaatgaaaaatattatatatgggcacacattttattgcattttgctgtattttgcttcacagatactgcattttttacaaattgaaggtttgtggcaaccttgcATCAAGTAAGCCTATTGGTGCCTTTTTAtcaacagcatgtgctcagtgtctgtgtcacattttggtaattctctcaatatttcaaactttttcattattattgtatctgttatAGTGCTCTGTAAcagtaatctttgatgttactattttttttaattttaggtttgaAGTACATGTGAAGGTTACATAAacacatgtcacaggggtttgttgtacatattatcaTATCaccaggtattaagctcagtacccaatagttatct
This Nomascus leucogenys isolate Asia chromosome 14, Asia_NLE_v1, whole genome shotgun sequence DNA region includes the following protein-coding sequences:
- the PAIP2B gene encoding polyadenylate-binding protein-interacting protein 2B isoform X2; this translates as MNGSNMANTSPSVKSKEDQGLSGHDEKENPFAEYMWMENEEDFNRQVEEELQEQDFLDRCFQEMLDEEDQDWFIPSRDLPQAMGQLQQQLNGLSVSEGHDSEDILSKSNLNPDAKEFIPGEKY